A genomic window from Verrucomicrobiota bacterium includes:
- a CDS encoding M3 family oligoendopeptidase, with product MSLLPFGKLPVHTPRAFVPQTIDLGDWLQVAPLYDRLEERAAGCGSVAEFERWLIDGGELAAALEEEGSKRYIGMTCHTEDPGAESAFLHFVEKIEPELKTRQFKLAQLYLAHPLRALLPRPRYAVFDRDTQLRVDLYREANVPLETQEAKLGQQYQKLAGALTVTFRGEERTLVQMARYLEEPDRPLREEAWTLVASRRLAEADKFETIFEQQMALREQMAKNAGFANYRDYAFKLRGRFDYTPADCVKFHEAVETEFMPVVRQLQAERKRHLGISSLRPWDTAVDALNRPALRPFEDVPQLVERSQRIFDKVDAGGLGRQFRMMQDLKLLDLANRKGKAPGGYQSTLSESRLPFIFMNAVGLQRDVDTMLHEAGHAFHAVATREEDLFAYRGAPIEFCEVASMAMELLGAEFLEEFYGASEANRARKTHLEGIINFFPWMATIDAFQHWIYTHPGHTRAERTAAWVDLMERFGGDVDWSGHEPARANYWHKQLHIFLHPFYYVEYGIAQLGALQVWANSRRDKTRALRDYKAGLTLGGSRPLPELFATAGCRFDFSRATARPLVELVRGELARLG from the coding sequence ATGAGTTTGCTGCCGTTCGGAAAACTCCCCGTCCACACACCGCGCGCGTTCGTCCCGCAGACCATTGACCTCGGGGACTGGCTGCAGGTGGCGCCGCTCTATGACCGGCTCGAAGAGCGCGCCGCCGGGTGCGGCAGCGTGGCGGAGTTCGAGCGCTGGCTGATCGACGGCGGCGAACTGGCCGCGGCACTTGAGGAGGAGGGCTCGAAGCGTTACATCGGCATGACGTGCCACACGGAGGACCCGGGCGCCGAGTCCGCGTTTTTGCATTTCGTCGAGAAGATCGAGCCGGAACTCAAGACGCGGCAGTTCAAGCTCGCGCAGCTTTACCTCGCGCATCCGCTGCGCGCGCTGTTGCCACGGCCGCGTTACGCGGTCTTCGACCGGGACACGCAGTTGCGCGTCGACCTCTATCGCGAGGCCAACGTGCCGCTCGAGACCCAGGAGGCCAAGCTCGGCCAGCAATACCAGAAGCTCGCGGGCGCGCTCACGGTGACTTTCCGCGGCGAGGAGCGCACGCTGGTCCAGATGGCGCGTTATCTCGAGGAGCCTGACCGCCCGCTGCGCGAGGAAGCCTGGACACTCGTCGCGAGCCGGCGCCTCGCCGAGGCGGACAAGTTCGAGACCATCTTTGAGCAGCAAATGGCGCTGCGCGAGCAGATGGCGAAGAACGCGGGCTTCGCGAATTACCGCGACTACGCCTTCAAGCTGCGGGGGCGCTTTGATTACACGCCGGCGGATTGCGTGAAGTTCCACGAGGCGGTCGAGACGGAGTTCATGCCCGTGGTGCGACAGTTGCAAGCCGAGCGAAAGCGCCACCTCGGCATCTCGTCGCTGCGCCCGTGGGACACCGCGGTGGACGCACTGAATCGCCCCGCGCTGCGGCCCTTCGAGGATGTGCCGCAACTGGTGGAGCGTTCACAGCGCATCTTCGACAAGGTGGACGCCGGCGGACTCGGCCGGCAATTCCGGATGATGCAGGATCTCAAGCTGCTCGACCTGGCAAACCGGAAGGGCAAGGCGCCGGGTGGATACCAATCCACGCTCTCGGAATCACGACTGCCATTCATCTTCATGAACGCCGTCGGGCTTCAGCGCGACGTGGACACGATGCTGCACGAGGCCGGCCACGCCTTTCACGCGGTGGCCACGCGCGAGGAAGACCTGTTCGCCTATCGCGGCGCGCCGATCGAGTTCTGCGAGGTGGCCTCGATGGCGATGGAGTTGCTCGGCGCTGAATTCCTCGAGGAGTTTTACGGGGCGTCCGAAGCGAACCGCGCCCGCAAGACGCATCTCGAAGGCATCATCAACTTCTTCCCGTGGATGGCGACGATCGACGCGTTCCAGCACTGGATCTACACGCATCCCGGTCACACGCGCGCGGAGCGCACTGCGGCTTGGGTGGACTTGATGGAGCGCTTCGGCGGCGACGTGGACTGGTCCGGGCACGAGCCGGCTCGCGCGAACTACTGGCACAAGCAACTGCACATCTTTCTCCACCCATTCTATTATGTGGAATACGGCATTGCGCAGCTGGGCGCGCTGCAAGTGTGGGCCAACTCGCGCCGGGACAAGACGCGGGCGCTGCGCGATTACAAGGCCGGCCTCACGCTCGGCGGGTCGCGCCCGCTCCCGGAGCTCTTCGCCACCGCGGGATGCCGGTTCGACTTCAGCCGCGCGACTGCCCGGCCGCTCGTGGAACTGGTGCGCGGGGAACTGGCGCGACTGGGATGA
- a CDS encoding M20 family metallopeptidase has product MAEPRLLDTLAELVRINSVSPSYPGGRPEKFIAAYIRDFFAQRGIETHDQEVFPDRPNVVARLPGRVPGKRIVFEAHTDTVAISGMTIPPFEPTVADGKLFGRGSCDDKGGLCAMMHALASLKRDGITPPCEVLLCAAVDEEYSYRGVVKFCEGLTGQAAVVAEPTDMRVVIAGKGVLRWKVVARGRAAHSSKPHLGVNAISHMARVILAFEEEHRALAARQHPLLGPGTLNVGLVSGGVQVNFVPDECTIEIDRRLLPGEKPDDVLAGYQRMLDRLKADAPGLNVEQLPPRTRDEGLSTPADAAPVRLASEILRGLRLNGEPCGVPFGSDASKLSRQGLPSILIGPGSIDRAHAAVEYVECDQVEAAFEFYRQFMLRFE; this is encoded by the coding sequence ATGGCCGAGCCACGCCTTCTCGACACTCTCGCCGAACTCGTCCGCATCAACAGCGTCAGTCCCTCGTATCCGGGTGGGCGACCGGAGAAGTTCATCGCGGCTTACATCCGTGACTTCTTCGCGCAACGCGGCATCGAGACGCATGACCAGGAAGTCTTTCCCGACCGACCGAACGTCGTCGCGCGCCTGCCCGGCCGCGTGCCCGGCAAACGCATCGTGTTCGAGGCGCACACCGACACCGTCGCCATCTCCGGCATGACGATTCCACCGTTCGAGCCCACGGTCGCCGACGGAAAACTCTTTGGCCGCGGCTCGTGCGACGACAAGGGCGGGTTGTGCGCGATGATGCACGCGCTCGCCTCGCTCAAGCGCGATGGCATCACGCCGCCGTGCGAGGTGCTGCTTTGCGCCGCGGTGGACGAGGAATACTCGTATCGCGGAGTGGTGAAGTTCTGCGAGGGGCTCACGGGGCAGGCCGCGGTGGTGGCGGAGCCGACGGACATGCGCGTCGTCATCGCGGGCAAGGGCGTGCTGCGCTGGAAGGTCGTGGCGCGGGGCAGGGCGGCGCACAGCAGCAAGCCCCACCTCGGCGTCAACGCAATCAGCCACATGGCGCGGGTGATACTTGCGTTTGAGGAGGAGCACCGGGCGCTCGCCGCGCGGCAGCATCCGCTGCTCGGCCCCGGCACGCTCAACGTCGGACTCGTCTCGGGCGGCGTGCAGGTGAACTTCGTCCCCGACGAGTGCACCATCGAGATTGACCGCCGACTGCTGCCCGGCGAGAAGCCCGACGACGTTCTCGCGGGTTATCAGCGAATGCTCGACCGGCTGAAGGCGGATGCGCCTGGCTTGAACGTCGAGCAACTTCCGCCCCGCACGCGCGACGAAGGACTCTCGACTCCAGCCGACGCCGCCCCGGTGCGCCTCGCATCGGAAATCCTGCGCGGCTTGCGGCTGAACGGCGAACCGTGCGGTGTGCCCTTCGGAAGTGACGCGAGCAAGCTGTCGAGGCAGGGATTGCCGAGCATCCTCATCGGGCCGGGCAGCATTGACCGCGCGCACGCGGCGGTGGAATACGTCGAGTGCGACCAGGTGGAGGCGGCGTTCGAGTTCTACCGGCAGTTTATGCTGCGCTTCGAGTAG
- a CDS encoding cyclic nucleotide-binding domain-containing protein, with protein sequence MSETPTIIQRPGRFDNPFEPEGLGDAQVARLLKVAPFKEMDPNGFPKRTSLADILKHDMRVRTFGKGELIVRAGDYGTSAFMVLSGSVRVVLQPGLPNSVLGRRETRKVGWFRAFAQLWSNSKQPEIRTPSQLKQDSRVAARQAGKEVKVFLQDVPRVLDEHRTSEMQAGEFFGELAALTRSPRSATVFAAAEGTEMLEVRWQGLRDLMRYDESLRKHIEETYRERALATHLREIPCFGHLTPEQLMLVMAETEFATHGDYEWSKGASSARTQETVIASEGDYPNGVVLIRSGFARLSQKFGNGQRTLNYLGAGRDYGFAEIAHNFRNKDNPVTLQHSLSVIGYTHVIVIPTRVMEQVVLPTLPADLIPELTGAPAARGDFEAAAEADAGAHIGPDVMEFLTEHRYFNGSATMLIDLERCTRCDDCVRACASTHDNNPRFLRHGPTNGRIMVANACMHCADPVCMIGCPTGAIHRESFAGQVTINQATCIGCTACANQCPYEAIRMVDVRDGDGNFILDEAMRPIIKATKCDLCVEQYGGPACERACPHSALVRMNMNNLDAFARWLRR encoded by the coding sequence ATGAGCGAAACCCCGACCATCATCCAGCGACCCGGACGATTCGACAATCCGTTCGAGCCCGAAGGATTGGGCGACGCGCAGGTCGCAAGACTTCTCAAGGTTGCGCCGTTCAAGGAGATGGACCCGAATGGATTTCCGAAGCGCACCTCGCTCGCGGACATCCTCAAGCACGACATGCGCGTGCGGACCTTCGGCAAGGGCGAACTCATTGTGCGCGCGGGCGACTACGGCACGTCGGCGTTCATGGTGTTGAGCGGGTCCGTGCGCGTCGTGTTGCAGCCAGGCCTGCCCAACTCCGTGCTCGGGCGGCGCGAGACCCGCAAGGTCGGCTGGTTCCGCGCCTTCGCGCAATTGTGGTCCAACTCCAAACAGCCCGAGATCCGAACACCGAGCCAGCTCAAGCAGGATTCGCGCGTTGCCGCCCGCCAGGCCGGCAAGGAAGTGAAGGTCTTCCTTCAAGATGTCCCCCGCGTGCTCGACGAGCATCGCACGTCGGAAATGCAGGCCGGCGAATTCTTCGGCGAACTCGCCGCGCTGACCCGGTCGCCGCGCAGTGCGACGGTCTTTGCCGCGGCTGAGGGCACCGAGATGCTCGAAGTCCGCTGGCAGGGCTTGCGCGACCTGATGAGATACGACGAAAGCCTGCGGAAGCACATCGAAGAAACCTACCGCGAGCGGGCGCTCGCCACGCATCTGCGCGAGATTCCCTGCTTCGGCCACCTCACACCTGAACAACTGATGCTTGTGATGGCCGAGACCGAATTCGCCACCCACGGTGACTACGAATGGTCCAAGGGCGCGAGCAGCGCCAGGACGCAGGAAACCGTCATCGCAAGCGAGGGCGATTATCCGAATGGCGTCGTGCTCATCCGCTCCGGCTTCGCGCGGCTCAGCCAGAAGTTCGGCAACGGCCAGCGGACTCTGAATTACCTGGGCGCGGGCCGCGACTACGGTTTCGCTGAAATCGCGCACAACTTCCGCAACAAGGACAACCCCGTCACCCTTCAGCACTCGCTCAGCGTCATCGGCTACACGCACGTCATCGTCATCCCCACCCGCGTGATGGAACAGGTGGTCCTGCCGACCTTGCCGGCAGACTTGATCCCCGAGTTGACCGGGGCTCCCGCCGCCCGTGGCGATTTCGAGGCCGCCGCCGAGGCGGACGCCGGCGCGCACATCGGACCTGACGTGATGGAATTCCTGACGGAGCACCGCTACTTCAACGGCTCCGCGACGATGCTCATCGACCTGGAGCGTTGCACCCGCTGTGACGATTGCGTGCGCGCCTGCGCCTCCACTCACGACAACAACCCGCGGTTCCTTCGGCACGGCCCGACCAACGGCCGCATCATGGTCGCCAATGCCTGCATGCACTGCGCCGACCCGGTATGCATGATCGGCTGCCCGACGGGCGCCATCCACCGCGAGTCCTTCGCCGGGCAGGTCACCATCAACCAGGCCACGTGCATCGGCTGCACCGCTTGTGCGAACCAGTGCCCTTACGAGGCTATTCGCATGGTCGACGTGCGCGACGGGGACGGGAACTTCATCCTGGACGAGGCCATGCGACCGATCATCAAGGCCACGAAGTGCGACCTCTGCGTCGAGCAATACGGCGGACCGGCCTGCGAGCGCGCGTGCCCGCACTCGGCGCTCGTGCGGATGAACATGAACAACCTCGACGCATTCGCCCGCTGGCTCCGACGATGA
- a CDS encoding 2Fe-2S iron-sulfur cluster binding domain-containing protein — protein sequence MQPLIDKAQAALGGNLGLTLGCLIIAALAVQVLVMLASTLRRVVGEGTQRTLERERLELLVKSARSEWQDKQAAKDLWNGYRKFTVSKKIKECDGVYSFHLAPHDGKPLPPFKPGQYLTFSLDVPGRDKPVVRCYSLSDGPIHTTHYRVTIKKEGPPADKPDLPPGVASSYFCDAVKEGDILNVKAPTGHFYLDMAKPNPIVLLGGGIGVTPMLSMAKAVAASGSKREVWFFYGVRSTQEHMLKEEIQTLAEAHDNIRLHVCYSRPGKGDVKGRDYHHASRVTPELLKELLPSNNYEYYLCGAGPFMQTLNEGLESWGVPEKEIHYEAFGPATVKKKAPPRTASETAFLSKFTVTFSKSGKTCGWDPSAENVLKFAQAQGVHIDSGCCTGGCGSCVVAVKGGKFKHTKDPDNPPEAGSCLTCIAQPAGDLVLDA from the coding sequence ATGCAACCCCTCATTGACAAGGCGCAAGCCGCGCTTGGCGGAAACCTTGGCCTGACGCTGGGGTGTTTGATCATCGCCGCACTCGCCGTTCAAGTGCTCGTGATGCTGGCGTCAACCCTCCGTCGCGTCGTCGGCGAGGGAACCCAGCGCACACTCGAGCGCGAACGGCTTGAACTCCTCGTCAAGTCTGCCCGTTCCGAGTGGCAGGACAAGCAGGCGGCCAAGGATCTCTGGAATGGTTACCGGAAGTTCACCGTCTCGAAGAAAATCAAGGAATGCGACGGCGTGTATTCGTTTCACCTCGCGCCGCATGATGGCAAGCCGTTGCCGCCGTTCAAGCCGGGCCAGTATCTCACTTTCTCGCTCGATGTTCCCGGCCGCGACAAGCCCGTGGTGCGCTGCTATTCGCTCAGCGACGGCCCGATTCACACCACGCACTACCGCGTGACCATCAAGAAGGAAGGCCCTCCCGCAGACAAACCGGACCTCCCGCCGGGCGTGGCGTCGAGCTACTTCTGCGACGCGGTCAAGGAAGGCGACATCCTCAACGTCAAGGCGCCGACCGGGCACTTCTACCTCGACATGGCCAAGCCGAATCCCATCGTGCTGCTCGGAGGGGGCATCGGCGTGACGCCGATGTTGAGCATGGCGAAGGCCGTCGCGGCGAGTGGTTCGAAGCGCGAAGTGTGGTTCTTCTACGGCGTCCGCAGCACGCAGGAGCACATGTTGAAGGAGGAAATCCAGACGCTCGCCGAGGCTCATGACAACATCCGGTTGCACGTGTGCTACAGCCGGCCGGGCAAAGGAGACGTCAAGGGACGCGACTACCACCACGCCTCGCGCGTGACGCCGGAGTTGCTCAAGGAACTGCTGCCGTCGAACAACTACGAATACTACCTGTGCGGCGCCGGGCCCTTCATGCAGACCCTCAACGAGGGGCTCGAAAGTTGGGGCGTGCCCGAAAAGGAAATCCACTACGAGGCGTTCGGACCGGCCACGGTGAAGAAGAAAGCGCCCCCGAGGACTGCGAGCGAAACGGCATTCCTCTCCAAGTTTACCGTCACATTCAGCAAGTCCGGCAAGACGTGCGGCTGGGATCCCAGCGCGGAGAACGTGCTGAAGTTCGCGCAGGCGCAAGGCGTGCACATCGACTCCGGCTGCTGCACCGGCGGCTGCGGCTCGTGCGTGGTCGCCGTCAAGGGAGGCAAGTTCAAGCACACGAAAGATCCTGACAACCCGCCCGAGGCCGGGTCCTGCCTCACGTGCATCGCGCAGCCCGCGGGCGACCTCGTGCTCGACGCCTGA
- the gcvP gene encoding aminomethyl-transferring glycine dehydrogenase has product MALSAHPDSFVRRHIGPRPEELQQMLATIGCDSLDALVDATVPAGIRRREPLNLPAATSEFDALARLRSMGAKNQVFRSFIGMGYHDCITPPVIQRNILENPGWYTQYTPYQAEISQGRLEMLLNFQTMVCDLTALEIANASMLDEATACAEAMMMCHRLKAAEGRAAFFIAADCHPQNIEVTQARARALGIDVVVGSHESLAPDGRFFGALVQHPATDGSIRDLGGFADKVHAAGALLVVATDLLALTLIKPPGEIGADVAVGSAQRFGVPLGYGGPHAAFMATRGEFKRQLPGRLVGVSKDARGRPALRLSLGTREQHIRREKATSNICTAQALLANMAAAYAIYHGPGGLNAIATRIHSLTTVLAEGLKRLGHAVVHAHYFDTLRVQPAGTSCASILKLAESHRINLRAPDAHTVCIALDETTTPGDLRTLFQIFNDDKPADLDLNLPAFSSPSAGARRHSAILTAPVFHRHHSETEMLRYLRRLEARDLSLCQAMIPLGSCTMKLNATSQMFPVSWPEFARIHPFAPLRQTRGYQELFAQLEDWLAEITGFAAISLQPNAGSQGEYAGLLCIHAFHASRGEAHRNICLIPTSAHGTNPASAVMAGLRVVAVACDKEGNIDLADLRAKAAAHHADLACLMVTYPSTHGVFEESIRDICAIIHEHGGQVYMDGANMNAQVGLCRPGDIGADACHLNLHKTFCIPHGGGGPGMGPIGVAEHLVGFLPGHNVINLGGENPIGAVSAAPWGSASILPISWSYIACMGPDGLAEATKVAILNANYIAHRLDKFFPVLYRGRGGRVAHECILDLRHFKSVSAEDVAKRLMDFGFHAPTLSFPVPGTLMVEPTESESMFELDRFCDAMIAIHAEITAIESGAMDKADNPLKHAPHTAEALAAADWTHPYSREQAAFPTRHERAQKFWPAVSRVDNVFGDRNLVCSCAGMEAYQ; this is encoded by the coding sequence ATGGCTTTGTCCGCGCACCCCGACAGCTTCGTCCGCCGGCACATCGGCCCGCGACCGGAGGAGCTTCAACAGATGCTCGCCACCATCGGCTGCGACAGCCTCGATGCCCTTGTCGATGCCACCGTGCCCGCGGGCATCCGACGGCGCGAACCGCTCAACCTCCCCGCCGCCACAAGCGAGTTCGATGCCCTTGCGCGGCTGCGCTCCATGGGCGCCAAGAACCAGGTCTTCCGCTCGTTCATCGGCATGGGCTATCACGATTGCATCACGCCGCCCGTCATCCAGCGCAACATCCTCGAAAATCCCGGCTGGTATACCCAATACACGCCGTATCAGGCCGAGATCTCGCAAGGCCGCCTCGAGATGCTGCTCAACTTCCAGACGATGGTCTGCGACCTGACCGCGCTCGAGATCGCCAACGCCTCGATGCTCGACGAGGCGACCGCGTGCGCCGAGGCGATGATGATGTGCCATCGCTTGAAGGCCGCCGAGGGCCGCGCCGCATTTTTCATCGCGGCCGATTGCCATCCTCAGAACATCGAAGTCACGCAGGCGCGCGCCCGCGCGCTCGGCATCGACGTCGTGGTCGGCTCGCACGAGTCCCTCGCGCCCGACGGCAGGTTCTTCGGCGCGCTCGTCCAACATCCCGCGACCGACGGCTCCATCCGCGATCTCGGCGGCTTTGCTGACAAGGTCCACGCCGCGGGCGCGTTGCTCGTCGTCGCCACGGACCTGCTCGCGCTCACGCTCATCAAGCCTCCGGGCGAGATCGGCGCGGATGTCGCGGTCGGCAGCGCGCAGCGGTTCGGCGTCCCGCTCGGCTACGGCGGGCCGCATGCGGCGTTCATGGCCACGCGCGGGGAATTCAAGCGCCAGCTTCCCGGCCGGCTCGTCGGCGTGTCGAAGGACGCGCGCGGCCGGCCCGCCCTGCGCCTCTCGCTCGGCACACGCGAGCAGCACATCCGCCGCGAGAAGGCCACGTCGAACATCTGCACCGCGCAGGCGCTGCTCGCGAACATGGCCGCGGCCTACGCGATTTATCACGGGCCCGGCGGCTTGAACGCCATCGCGACGCGCATCCACTCGCTCACCACCGTGCTCGCCGAGGGACTCAAGCGCCTCGGCCACGCGGTGGTTCACGCGCACTACTTCGACACGTTGCGCGTCCAGCCCGCCGGCACATCCTGCGCCTCCATCCTCAAGCTCGCCGAGTCCCACCGCATCAACCTCCGCGCGCCCGACGCGCACACCGTGTGCATCGCCCTCGACGAAACCACCACGCCCGGCGACCTGCGAACACTCTTCCAGATCTTCAACGACGACAAACCCGCCGACCTCGATCTCAACCTGCCCGCATTCTCCTCCCCATCGGCAGGCGCCCGCCGGCATTCGGCCATCCTCACCGCGCCCGTCTTCCACCGGCACCACTCCGAGACGGAGATGCTGCGTTACCTGCGCCGGCTCGAAGCGCGCGACCTCTCGCTCTGCCAGGCGATGATCCCGCTCGGTTCGTGCACGATGAAGCTCAACGCCACGTCGCAGATGTTCCCCGTGAGCTGGCCGGAGTTCGCGCGGATTCATCCGTTCGCGCCCCTGCGCCAGACCCGAGGCTATCAGGAACTCTTCGCCCAACTCGAGGACTGGCTTGCCGAAATCACCGGCTTCGCGGCCATCTCGCTCCAGCCCAACGCCGGCTCGCAGGGCGAATACGCCGGGCTCCTGTGCATCCACGCCTTCCACGCGAGTCGTGGCGAGGCGCATCGCAACATCTGCCTCATTCCCACGAGCGCGCACGGCACCAATCCCGCGAGCGCGGTGATGGCCGGCCTCCGCGTCGTCGCCGTCGCGTGCGACAAGGAGGGCAACATCGACCTCGCCGACCTCCGCGCCAAAGCCGCCGCGCACCACGCGGACCTCGCGTGCCTCATGGTCACCTACCCGAGCACGCATGGTGTCTTCGAGGAAAGCATCCGCGACATCTGCGCCATCATCCACGAGCACGGCGGACAGGTCTACATGGACGGCGCGAACATGAACGCGCAGGTCGGCCTCTGCCGCCCCGGCGACATCGGGGCGGATGCCTGTCATCTGAACCTTCACAAGACGTTTTGCATCCCGCACGGCGGCGGCGGTCCCGGCATGGGCCCCATCGGCGTCGCCGAACACCTCGTCGGGTTCCTGCCCGGCCACAACGTCATCAACCTCGGCGGCGAGAATCCCATCGGCGCCGTGAGTGCTGCGCCGTGGGGCAGCGCCAGCATCCTGCCGATCTCGTGGAGCTACATCGCGTGCATGGGGCCGGACGGACTCGCCGAGGCCACCAAGGTCGCCATCCTCAACGCCAACTACATCGCGCACCGCCTCGACAAGTTTTTCCCCGTGCTCTACCGCGGCCGCGGCGGACGCGTCGCGCACGAGTGCATCCTCGACTTGCGCCACTTCAAGAGCGTCAGCGCCGAGGACGTCGCGAAGCGGCTCATGGACTTCGGCTTTCACGCGCCCACCCTTTCGTTCCCCGTGCCCGGCACGCTGATGGTCGAGCCCACCGAGAGCGAGTCGATGTTCGAGCTCGACCGCTTCTGCGATGCCATGATCGCCATCCACGCCGAGATCACGGCCATCGAATCCGGTGCGATGGACAAGGCGGACAACCCGCTCAAGCACGCGCCGCACACGGCCGAGGCCCTCGCCGCCGCGGACTGGACCCACCCCTACTCGCGCGAGCAGGCGGCCTTCCCGACGCGGCACGAGCGCGCGCAGAAGTTCTGGCCCGCCGTCAGCCGCGTGGACAATGTCTTCGGCGACCGCAACCTCGTCTGCTCCTGCGCCGGGATGGAAGCGTATCAGTGA
- a CDS encoding dienelactone hydrolase, translated as MISTTPLRPGPGIGIVLLVGTFTLMGQTNIHEGARWLGAARQVPEFTVPETKAAWTRRRGEIRATLGRLLGELPPRPAGFPVKTLSREDRGDFVVEKFQFDNGAGATVPGYLLVPKAASARKKAPAILYCHQHGGQYGKGGKEELFIAGNPVPVAPGPELARRGFVVIAIDAYCFGERDGKGPGGPNEKGGAGEMTASKFNLWLGRSLWGMMLRDDLMALDYVCSRPEVDAARVGVTGFSMGATRAWWLLALDDRLKTGVPVACLTRYQNLTAHGKLSAHGIYYFVPGMLRHFDTEAVIACIAPRPVLFMTGEEDGGSPADGIRTIEARVRPVWRLVGKDSDYASELYPGLGHQYLPEMWEKTLAWFDKHLKPH; from the coding sequence ATGATTTCCACCACCCCACTTCGCCCAGGGCCCGGGATTGGCATCGTGTTGCTCGTCGGGACTTTTACGCTGATGGGCCAGACCAACATCCACGAAGGCGCGCGCTGGCTCGGCGCGGCACGGCAGGTGCCGGAATTCACCGTGCCGGAGACGAAGGCGGCGTGGACCCGCCGCCGCGGGGAGATTCGAGCCACGCTCGGCCGGTTGCTGGGTGAACTCCCGCCACGACCGGCGGGCTTTCCTGTGAAGACCCTTTCGCGTGAAGACCGGGGAGACTTCGTGGTGGAGAAGTTTCAGTTCGACAACGGCGCGGGCGCGACCGTGCCGGGTTACTTGCTTGTGCCGAAGGCTGCGAGCGCCCGCAAGAAGGCGCCGGCGATTCTCTACTGCCATCAGCACGGCGGCCAATATGGCAAGGGCGGCAAGGAGGAGTTGTTCATCGCGGGCAATCCCGTGCCGGTCGCGCCGGGACCGGAACTGGCAAGGCGCGGCTTCGTGGTGATCGCGATTGACGCCTACTGCTTCGGCGAACGCGACGGGAAGGGTCCGGGCGGCCCGAACGAGAAGGGCGGCGCGGGCGAGATGACCGCGAGCAAGTTCAACCTGTGGCTCGGCCGGTCGCTTTGGGGAATGATGTTGCGCGATGACCTGATGGCGCTCGACTACGTCTGTTCGCGGCCGGAGGTGGATGCGGCGCGCGTCGGCGTGACGGGCTTCAGCATGGGCGCGACACGCGCGTGGTGGCTTTTGGCGCTCGATGACCGCCTGAAGACCGGCGTGCCGGTCGCGTGCCTCACCCGTTACCAAAACCTCACGGCTCACGGCAAGCTTTCGGCCCACGGTATCTATTACTTCGTGCCGGGCATGCTCCGCCACTTCGACACGGAGGCCGTCATCGCGTGCATCGCGCCCCGCCCGGTGCTCTTCATGACGGGCGAAGAGGACGGCGGTTCGCCTGCGGATGGAATCCGGACGATCGAAGCCAGGGTGCGGCCGGTGTGGAGACTCGTCGGCAAGGACTCGGACTACGCCAGTGAACTCTATCCCGGCCTCGGCCACCAATATCTGCCGGAGATGTGGGAGAAGACCCTCGCGTGGTTCGACAAGCATTTGAAGCCGCATTGA
- a CDS encoding twin-arginine translocation signal domain-containing protein: MHTADSPAPSRRTFMKASAAALATGALSGCETIVGEGGAPGHVDAHVHVWTPDTKSFPLAEGFAVKDMQPPSFTPEELLAIARPNGVSRVVLIQMSFYHHDNRYMLDAMRRFPGVFSGVGIVDENAPRVRDAMRDLAKQGVRGFRISPGRLAPDAWLGSSGMATMWATAADENLAICPLINPAALPALAVMCSKFPRTHVVVDHFARIGVTGQILDGELALLCALAKFPKTFVKTSAFYALGRKAAPYLDLAPMIRRVRDAFGAKRLMWASDCPYQVQGAHTYAASLSLVRERLDFLSPSDRDWMLRKTAETVFFAGAPAGPAPLPKRPGTVLRGPYR; this comes from the coding sequence ATGCACACGGCCGATTCGCCAGCCCCGTCCCGCCGCACCTTCATGAAGGCATCCGCCGCCGCGCTGGCGACGGGAGCGCTCTCCGGCTGCGAGACCATCGTCGGCGAAGGCGGCGCGCCAGGCCACGTGGACGCGCATGTGCACGTATGGACGCCGGACACGAAGTCGTTTCCGCTCGCGGAAGGATTCGCGGTAAAGGACATGCAGCCGCCGAGCTTCACGCCGGAGGAGTTGCTGGCGATCGCGAGGCCGAACGGGGTTTCGCGAGTCGTGCTCATTCAGATGAGCTTCTACCACCACGACAACCGCTACATGCTCGACGCGATGCGGCGCTTCCCCGGCGTCTTCAGCGGCGTGGGGATCGTGGACGAGAACGCGCCGCGCGTGCGCGACGCGATGCGCGACCTGGCGAAGCAGGGCGTCCGCGGCTTCCGCATCTCCCCGGGACGGCTCGCACCGGACGCGTGGCTGGGCTCTTCCGGCATGGCGACGATGTGGGCCACCGCCGCGGACGAGAATCTCGCCATCTGCCCGCTCATCAATCCCGCGGCGTTGCCTGCGCTCGCGGTCATGTGCTCCAAGTTCCCGCGCACGCACGTCGTTGTGGATCACTTCGCGCGCATCGGCGTCACGGGGCAGATTCTCGACGGCGAGCTTGCTCTCTTGTGCGCGCTGGCGAAGTTTCCGAAAACGTTCGTGAAAACCTCCGCCTTCTACGCGCTTGGCCGCAAGGCCGCGCCGTATCTGGACCTCGCGCCGATGATCCGCCGGGTGCGCGACGCCTTCGGCGCGAAGCGGCTGATGTGGGCGAGCGACTGTCCGTATCAAGTGCAGGGCGCGCACACCTACGCTGCCTCGCTCTCGCTCGTGCGCGAACGGCTGGACTTCCTTTCACCTTCCGACCGCGACTGGATGTTGCGCAAGACCGCGGAAACAGTGTTCTTCGCCGGCGCCCCGGCTGGCCCCGCGCCCCTTCCCAAGCGACCGGGGACAGTTCTCCGGGGCCCATATCGTTGA